GCATTTCCTGCAGCAGCTTCAGAAATAGTATTGCTTGCAGATTGCAAAGACTTTTGATGTACCCGAGAATCAGGAGTACTAAAATTGGTATTTGATCTAGTATTGAACCCAACAGAAGATACAGAAGGCCTGGAAGGGTCATATGAGATTCACTCAGAATATTTCCCACCTCATTTTTGGGGATACAAAAGGGCATATGCAATAAAAATGCCACTAAAAATAACAGGTTTTACAAGTGCACAAATTCCATTGAATTTCTCTTTTTCCAAACCTAAAGACCCACTTTCACTTTACAGTAAAACACCGCTTGATAAACTTTGCAATGAAACTGTCCCATttgtagaagaagaaaataataagaaCTCTTATATTTCTCTCCTTATGCTGCTATGCATTGCACATATATCATAATCTATTTTGGTTGCCCAGACTACAGAAAGTAGATCCCAGTTGTGTTATGAATCTCAAAAAAATTTTAGGTCTCTAccaatatatgtttatataagTTTTATAGTCATCTCAAGGAAAATGTGAATTTTCTTGGCCAACTTCCTTAGTCTTGGTATATAGTAAAAGTGGGAACCTTGTTCTTTTCGAGACCTGACCATTGTCATGTTTCAGAGGAAAATTTCTACCAGTATATGGACCCATCAAAAGGTGATACTAGAGAAGGTTCTTAAGGAAACCGCAATTCAGGATGATCAAGTAACTTCTGACGACTATCCATTTCAGAAGAGGGAAATGCATGCCTATATGCGAACCAACAGCCCGATCAAAAAATTGTGGGATTGAATAAAGTTATCTTACAGATTAAAGCCATatttaaaacacaaaaggaaaccATCCATATCATCTTTAATAAAAGATGAAGCACGTAcctatataagaaaaaaaaaagtgttcaCGGGGAAAATACTTTTCTTCTCTATGATGATCCCATAGCAATGAGCAGACATGCAAACATAAAGAGACCAGTATTTTTGGAGATAATGTAGCTGAACTATTATGTGCTTGCCCAAAACATAGTTTCCCAAGTACCATACATGGCAGCGTTATGGTAAGCATACAACAGATGGATTTCATGAGAACATTAACAGTTTAATGTCACCCATCATTTCACACTCAAACACGCACGCACAAAGAGTTGAACTAAGAACTTACTCTTCAACTCCAACGGAAGGATGCAAATCCTCATAAGAGACCAAGGGAGGTGATCGTATTCTCGGAGCAACTAAGTGACTGCacatatttacaaaaaaatctGAGACTGAGTGGCTATAAGAAACTATTCAACCCCAAGTTGAAAAAGGTAAAGAAAACATATTAACCTCGTTATGGATCAACATAACGAGCATAGATCATATCACTAAAGTTGATACACTGGCCAAATTAAAGGTTTGCAGTCATATAATACAGTTTCATTTGCAGAAAAGTAAGCACACTTCTGACAGCTAGAGTCACTAGGTTGGCATAATGCAGTTTCTAATGTAAATAAGTGCAAATTCATCAAGATCAAACACAgacaacaaaatgaaaaaactaACAAGAAAGAAAGGACTTAACCTTCTGGGGGCACCTTGAGTGGAATTTCTAAAATTGACATCTTTAGACAGAAAGGGAGGCGACCTGATCCCTTCAGTGTCTTGGAATCTGGACACCTTGGCAGTAACACTAGTTCCAGAATTACGAGAAACAACAAATGATGTGACAGCAGATGGCCTTTGATGAGCTTGGGTATCATAATTCTTAAAGGAGGATCTCTGCCCATGATCCCAAGTAGGATGAGACTCTGTGGACCTGGAAGCAAAAGAATATGAGTGATGACATTTCTGATTTAACAGCACCACTAACCAATCAAAATAAAACACAGGAGTTACATTAAACAGAAATGACTCACATGCGaataaatgcatacatgaaaatgtAAAGCACAGAATCACGATGCTATTGCCAAACATAAGGGTCTGTACATGTATCAGAATCACGTGCAAAATGTATATCCAGCTCCTTAGTTTAAAGCTACAGTAAGCTTATAGGTTGGTGTTTATCTTTACACAGACAAGCCTCAAGCACTCAGTTCTCCAAGACCACATGCAAAAGTAACTCACCAAGGGGTAGAAGCGATGCTAATTGTAATTAGTATTCTAAAATCatcttaaacacaaaataatgaATGTACAATTACAGGCATTGTCGTACCTATGAACTCCTGCAGATGGGTGAGAAGGGCTTGCAGCAGGACGAGCTCTTTCAAAAGCCAAAGGAGGTGAATGCAGCTGCCCTGAAGATTCAGGCCGCCTATGGtgaaataaaatcaataagTTTTTAATACATAACGGAACCCAAATGCTCAATGGCTATTTAATAACAGGTGTTTATGCATAACTCAGGTACATTCATGCATCAATAATATATCACAACACTATTTTTTTCTATGACGTGTCATAAATTACACATACACCATAAGAATGTGACAGCATTGAGACAGATAAATACGGCAAAAATCATATAATACCAAGtgaaaaacataataacaaATTTAGCTGTTTACTGTAACAAGGGTTGTCCTTACCTATAGACTCCCGCAGATGGGAAAGGTTGACTCGCAGCAGGACGAACTCTTTCAAAGCCTAAAGGAAGAGAATACAGCTGCCCTGGAGCTTCAGGCCCCCTAAGTTCAAATAAACACCAATATATGTGACTCAGCACATTCATACATCAATAATATATCACAGCACCATATTTTGCTATGACATATGCAGATAAATTAAACATACAACAATAACTTTGTGATCGCATTGGGACTCCTGCAGGGATGACTCGCAGCAGAAGGAGCTCTTTCAAAGGCCAAACGACCTAGAGATTCAGGCCCCCTAACATAACCGAACCCAATTGCTCAATTGATATTCaatcatatatttttacactGCTCTTTTGAATCAATCCAGACTTGCACATAATCCTTAAACTCAAAGAAGATATACAGATTTAGAAAGCTGACGTGAGCTATTTTTATAGAATTTGATTCAACAAGCACCCAAGAATTTGAACTCGATCACGCGaatacattctttttcttcaaaaacaCTCTTCTACTCATACAAAATTGGGCACTAAAGTCTGCCCATTTATCCAAATTTCTGTCATATGCTTAAaccaaaaaaagagaaatataaTATCAGAAATTCTTAGAGAGCgatatacaaaattaaaaaaaaaaaaaaaagattgataCTTTGGATTAGTTTCGAATATCCCAAAGAAACCCACGTGATgaacaatgaagaaaaattgagaGAGCGAACCTGGACGGAGAACGCAGCGGAGCAGCGCCGGAAAAAGGAGGGGTGGTCGGCGGAGAAGGCGAAGGCGGCCGACCGCCGCCAAGGTTTCCGAAAAGTGGCTGCGATCCCGGCGGTCCTGTTGGTCCTGACGCCTTGCCAAATCCCGGGTACATTTGTGTGATCAGAGTGTGTCTTCTCTTGCTGATGGTTTGCTCTCATCTATTTGTTTCAAACTTTTGAAATCGCGGAGAAAACCAGCAACTTTTGAGCTTCGAAACTTGAAAGCATGAAACGCCAAGTGACGATGTGGGTAATGGGCCAGATTCAAGCCCTACTCAGCCCATTTCGAACTATTGGGCCTTTAGTTACAGGGGCCGCATCACATAACCGATGACAAAGAGTTCAAATCAAATGTTCGCTTTCAAAATTGATagcaaatttaaattaatttaaattgattattaaatgttttgaatttaatAATGAGCGGTGATTATTTTTTCGAGAAATGATAATGAGAGATACTAgtcacacatttttttatgccgtaactttttttaatttatttgatcaaacgattaaaaataaaaaaaataaatgagaaatAAGAAAAGTGTGACTAACATCACCTTTTAATAATTAACCAATTCACTcagttataaaatttaataattaaatttttttctcaCCATGCACCTAAACATTTGTAACGTATTCGTTTACTtaacttttgttaattttttttcaaaattaaagaaGTAATATTTAATATGAAAGTTATTTAGAGTTATGTGAAAGAACACATGATAAATGATTAGTTATACGGTGAGTATACACCATAATTTAAAGAGAACTTTAAAgaaaagcttccggtactgttcattttaacgaaaaccatatttttacactaaaaaatcaatcctgatactattcactttatcttttattttgtcattttcgttaaaattcaaagtttttaaaatttttctcattaatttttcttaattttaaaaatgagaaaaaataaTCTTTATTATGATATTTAGTCTACTGTCAACGAAAATCCTCGACTAATTAGGAATCTTCGGGAGATGCTCTAACAGAGGATATGGTTGATTTTGCGTCCATGTTCAATATTACAATTTCCACATAAGTCTATTCGAAAGTTTTCCAAGAAAACGTATCGACCAAAAAAAACAGCGAGGAGAGTGAAGACATGGCTGCGCCTACACCTGCACCGCCAGGTTCAGTTCAGAAAACTGAGGAAGAATGGCGGGCTGTTCTCTCCCCGGAACAGTTCAGGATTCTGCGCGAGAAAGGAACTGAGTAattcctttctcttttctttatcTGCCTGTTCCTATTTCTAATTTTGGTCATCATATTTTATACTATGATCAATTTAGATATGTCTCAATTCTCATGTGATATTTGGAATTTGATGGGTTCTGTCTTTTCTCTGGATTTTTTGATTAGTCTGGTCGATTGAAGAAATTTATGGATTTTGTTGTTCTTGGATGGtatattcaatattttttttttaaatcttctGTTTCTCtgataatttttttgtattttttataatataactCATAAAACATGTTGTCATTTGCAAGATTGTATAACATATTCTAAGTCTAAAAATTTGTTAGCCACAAAAAATATAGCATCTGTGATGAATTGGCAGAAGAACACCCATGAAGTGCTTTAGGGTTTACTTGCTTACTAATGGTATTCAACTGTTTTTAAGTCTGCTTGCAAAACTAAGGctatttgataaccatttcgttttcagtttttagtttttatgttcgTTTTTGTTAACACGTTGAAGACCTTTTTGTCTTCCATTAAGATTTAGAAAAATTCCCACTCGAGGCCCTTCCAGCAGTAATTGAACTAAAATCGAGAATCATCGAGTTGTCAAACTTCTGAAAGATACAAAATTTTGCCAAATCTCCAAATTTACCCTACTTCTTGTGTATATAATATGTATAGAATTAGATTTCGGAGGAAATTACTCCAGTTACCAATTTAATACATGTTATCTAATCCCTTCGCCTTGATTACAATGTTGGGGAGATATTAGTATCTGTACAATGTGTGAATTGATTAAGTTAGACTTGCTTACGGTTGGAGTTATGCAGGGCAAAATTCACTGGGGAATATGACAAGGTTTTTGAAGAAGGGGTTTACAAATGTGCTGGTTGTGGAACACCGCTTTATAAGTCAACTACCAAGTTTGATTCCGGATGCGGTTGGCCTGCATTCTACGAGGGTCTGCCTGGTGCCATAAACCGATCGGTGTGTTCCTGTTGCTGATAATACAAatgttgtttgtttttgtttttagctAATGCATTTTGCTGACATTGGATGTAACTGAAACAACTATGTACGTACTTCAGCCTGACCCAGATGGGAGGAGAACTGAGATCACATGTGCAGCTTGCGGCGGTCACTTGGGGCATGTTTTTAAAGGGGAAGGGCACAAGGTGCCGACAGATGAACGCCACTGTGTCAACAGCGTTTCCATCAAGCTTGTTCCTGAAACGTCTGCATGATGAGGTCTTTTGGATCGTTGTCACAACAGATCTAGCTGCTTTCTTACGCTTAAACCTTAACGTGATTTCTGCCGTGTATGAAGAGAACACAAAGATTGTTAATCTGAATCTGAATGTTGCTGAAGGGCCAATAAAACCtctttgttttagtttcttGTTTCATGGATGAATTTTTCCTGCCTATTCCAGCAACAACATTGGATTGTgttaaatgtgatttttcttcAGCAGCTACAGGCACCGAGTGCCTGTAGGTACCGTAGAATCGGTCTCAAAAGTGCTCCAAGTTCAAGCAATTATTTGATGGGAAATTTGGAAGACAAACTTTTTAGAATTCGTCTTCTGTGATTAGAGATATAGCCACTCGAGGCCGATTAAGTTGTCCTCGAGTTCCCCTCGAGCATTTCATCGTGAAAATTATTCTTTGACGCTAGTTCATCGCGAAAATTATTCGGTTATGAAGTCTTCGGAGGTTGTCATCATCCCTCATCAAGCTACGTTTACTCTGTGCAATAGTAGAAAGAAGTATTGTTTTTTGCATTACTGCGTGAATTGCATAAAGGAGTGTTGTCTTTGCACCATTGCGTAAATTCGAACCCGTTTGACTTCCTTAtctaacaaacaaacaaacaaaaattgctGACTCAAAACTCAAGTGTCTTGACTTGTCCAACTGGTACAAGTGAACGAGAAGGACACCGGCCCAACTTCTTGTTGGATTTGGTATAAAATTGGAATTGTATTCCTAACTAAAGTAGGAATCCTAGTTGTAATGAGTATAGGAAACTTGGACGCAAGTTTCcaggtggtgtttggattctaacTTAGTTTAGGATTAGGTTTGTGGCTAGGTTGTCTAGTATAAATATGTGTAAACCTTAACGTTAGGGTGTGTGAATTTGAGAGACTTGAGAGGCAAGAGAACTACTGTGAAGATTAATGTGAGTTCTTTTGTAAtcctttattaattaataaagtgAGTTTCCATTGTTCATATctttgtgtgattgttttggtttAGTCATCTTGCTTGTGTTacaacaagtggtatcaagagcttgGTTCAATGATTAAGCCAAAACAATGACAAAACCTGAAGACTCTAGCAAGAGTAAAGATGATGGGGGCACTGAGGTTACCAAAACATCGGTGCAAAGTGCTAGGTTCGAGATCGAGGAGTTTGTCGGGACTAATAACTTCGCTATGTGGCAGTGCGAAGTTAAGGATGTGTTGATACAACAAGGACTACTTGTAGTACTTGAAGATATGCCTATGTCGATGAAAAAGGAGGAATGGCAGCGGCTGAATGCGCATGCATGTTCCACAATTCGATTATGTCTTGGCAAGGCACAAAAGTATGGTGTGATGAATATTTCATTGGCCAAAGGACTATGGGATACACTGGAGTccaaatatttgaaaaagaGTGTAGAAAATAGACTTTATCTTAAGAGTAAGCTTTATCGTTTCCAATATAAGGAAGGAACGAAGATGATTGATCATCTCGAAGAGTTTAACAAAATGATTGCTGAATTGTTGAATTTAGAAGAGACGATCAAGAATGAAGACAAAGCGTTGCTTGATGAATTCTTTGCCTGAATCCTATGAATCATTTGTTACGACATGGATTTATGGTAGAGAAACTACTAAATTTGATGAGATCTCAAGTGCTGTGATGAATCATGAAGTTCGAAATCTTGATAGACAAGAGAGGAACAACTCTGAAGCACTAATGGTGAGAGGAagatcaaaagaaagaaagtctgcaaataggaagaaaagcaaGTCTCGCACAAGAGGTAACTCAAGCAACAGAAAATTCTTGGATAAAGATGAGTGCGCTTTTTGCCATGAGAAGGGACATTGGAAGAAGCATTGTCCTAAAATCAAGGCTAAAAACAAGGAAAGGAAATATGAGGATTCAGAGGCAAACATTGTTGAAACTGATGATGAGGATTTTGTTTGTGCCCTAACAACAGCAGAAAGCATAGACTATGTAAATCAATGGGTGCTTGACACTGAATGCACTCATCATATGACTTCCCAACGTCATTGGTTCTCATCTTTCAAAAGTATCACTGGAACTGTGTATATGGGTGACGATAATCCATGTTCAACGCAAGGGATTGGCAGTGTTATGATTAAGCATCATGATGGTGTAGTTCGAGAGTTACAAGGAGTAAGATATGTTCCAGACCTCAAGAAGAATTTAATTTCCTTAGGCACCCTTGAATCCCAAGGTTGCAAATTTTATTCTGAGAATAATATACTTAAGGTAGCTAGAGGGGCGTTAGTGATAATGAAGGCTCCAAGAAGAGGTTTGCTTTACTTGTTGGAGGGCAAAACCATGGAAAAACAGGTGGCTATGGTGGCAGAAGGTGATCAAGAGGATACATCTTCTCTATGGCATATGAGGTTGGGGCATGTGGGAAACAAAGCACTGCAAGGGTTGATTAAACAAGGGATTTTAAAGGGAGCCAAAAGTGGAAAAATAGACTTTTATGAACACTGCATTGTTGGCAAACAAACAAGGGTAAAATTTGGCACTGCAATACATCAAACTGAGGGTATTTTGGAGTATATACACTCAGATGTCTGGggtgttggaagtatgcccacaaagccactcatttgatgtaatagctttttggaatacttattgtgttaaacttttatatgtttaatagagggcaaagcttattgttaatcactatttatagtatcttgtgtttaagcaataagggaatccaaggaatgtatttgatctaagagacaaagtgatttaagttagttaaattaacgagacctttctcttatgttcattcctaaaacgttcctagccataggattgccaaatgggcattgacaatccgctaaggttagtatgtgttatgtcgactcaagcgtgagtatgaactagtctcaagtcatttggtgttggacactaaggcaaacacataggtgctcgaaagagtaatcgagtacactgaacaacgatcaaacgagagttcgaacatacatgtcatgtgagaactcaatagttgcaatatgcaaagtagtcctttgacctgaggcatcattgatgtctaatggttaggtccttgatctttgattatgtcaacggcattccattggagtgtccacggcattgttggggtcaagctatctagtcatgtaggcatatgaatgcacaacaagggatctctaaccttccatggtggaaggagaatactctaagatatgattcgagagtctttggccaaagcatatgaatatgactaaggaaggttgttccaaatcttattcaattgaatcatatagagaaatatcacattggatagtagacatgaaacaaactatcacttaaacaatgtgattaagagtattgtattagagaaggaccgtattgcattgtagttgtaactggataggttctccaaccacttctacttagcttgggtaaccatgacatgctgctaggcgtcacccatggtttgtggaagccctaaagattagcaaacactaattttaagggagaattgaaatgtggtttcaattcacaatcgatcgttaagagtaacatcgcccactacctcgctaattggaacctaatggatcgtacaccgagtaaggatataagtgaagaaattatatgaaatggataagcaattaaatggtttaattgaagaatggtcaagattaattaaatagttaattaattatacgaaacgttcgtattgggcgtttaagttagttttgggcttcggggcacaaaaacgttttggtccacaaggcccattatgtttaagttgtatgacaactaaaacaaaatgggcaattaagcccaataacaacatattttcggccataagggtgaggggtagcaaacttgtattaattacaagtttgccactcacatgaaatgaagtataaaatcaacattatagctttgtttcaaattagggttttctaatggaatttgggtgaaacttattctctcattttctacatagaggccggccacttaggggaggaacatctagcaatcttcttcttccctaagtcatccatttcatcttcacactacatctttggtgtggagacttggagacaccaaacctttggtgtttttggagaacaaatcctcaaatcctcaaagaagaaaaggagcactaaaagggaggaaatcacaaggaagatccaaggagcaaggaggtgacttgaaggccctccacttgggtgaatcccttgtgtaatcaaggatgagcttcaagggtaaagaatctctaaattcttattctctttaatattgttaaagagtcttatggttcaccatataataggctttgaaagtcatgggttttatgaattgtttttgaatgcatgcctactttaaagtgttattagtatgcctatgtattcaaatgttcatgcatgttcttagctaggacaaaatttttccttcaagtggtatcaagagcctaggcctagtttatggtggatccttttgggttttgtgatttttcatattttgtgatttaagtgttgtaaatgttacgagctttgttcttgctttgaatataaattttgcttgaaaatttagcatctcaaatgttgtagatgtatttcattaaagcatgaataatggaactaaaagttggtgccaagtgttttgggattttcggccaaatccaaagggtgagtttttgggttcttgttagccttgttaaaatggttttaatgtgctttttggaacccctaagtaccctaggatattaaccctcttttgagttgtgaaaaattgagttttggtaagtgaaaacattcatggagctattatgagttttcatgagtgttcttcaatgttcttgaagttcttgccaagaacaaaaatttttgaagttttgattcaaaagttttttgtttttcataaagttttgattattAATTGATGGGTGATGATTATTGGTGAGAAATGATTAAATGGCTTTAATTATGTcaaagatatattttcttttcaaaccatCCCCACCATCTTTAATCTCACCCACCAAAATCCActtacaaaatttttttttatcaaaaatctcAATGATGGCCGGCCACCCCTCAAGTGGGGTacttttgtgcaattatataaaatgttgatacttttgtatatttgaattttggcccaaaagtttgtgttttgcaaaatggcccaaataaaatgagaacaaaaattgttttgtctctttaatgagaattggattttcattatatttagttccatttaaatcaattctatggatccaaaaaccaattgtttaaagttgctttcttagttaatttagttaattaagaaaagggtgattatgaaccaaaggcctcgataattgagctatgtgattggCCGATTTACATTATGAATGCTTGGGTTTTAAGTTATGtagatttgaatgtaatttgattaattcaagttGTTGTATTGGGCATAAGTCCTTCAATTTGTtgtaaagggcataagcccattatttgtgttgtaaaagggcataagcccttcttattatttcatgtattcctctttgtttatatgtatgcaaattggaatagttgggtccaacgcccaataggaaataacggtttaattggattaaacgcgtaactaaaatcaacaactatctaccttaaacccaaggtccaacacaaggctcgtgttggatcaaatcaaacggttcataatcatcctaaaacctaatatgactatatagtccatatgaggatgcaatgcgttcgttagtagttccatatagtctcgcttgtttcaacgaaacagtgggagtattatatgctACTAATTCATATTAACTTGGACCAATAGTTATGATAGGGCCATGttcttttaatatgattaaaatgttttgatgtagcccaaaactactccctcAACAAACGAATATTAAGTTGGTAAACGAGAGgtgtt
This Pyrus communis chromosome 6, drPyrComm1.1, whole genome shotgun sequence DNA region includes the following protein-coding sequences:
- the LOC137735874 gene encoding peptide methionine sulfoxide reductase B5-like, with amino-acid sequence MAAPTPAPPGSVQKTEEEWRAVLSPEQFRILREKGTEAKFTGEYDKVFEEGVYKCAGCGTPLYKSTTKFDSGCGWPAFYEGLPGAINRSPDPDGRRTEITCAACGGHLGHVFKGEGHKVPTDERHCVNSVSIKLVPETSA